CAATGCCTTGTCGATCCCGATCGGCACCCCCAGCTGGCGCGACAGTGACTGCACGGCCTTCGAGAAAGGCAGGGCCCCAGCCTGAAACGGGATTGGCCCACGCGTCCCCGGCGCTGTTGGCAACACAACATTTACCCGGCGCGCCAGCAACTCCGATTGTTCAGCGGAAAGCCCTTCGCTGTTTATCAGCAGCGAGCGCTTGTTCACGTATGGATTCCGGCCGGGATGATAGAAAAAAACGTAGTCGGGCGTACTATCCACCCCGACCCCGATAGCGCGCGCGGACTTCAATATCGCCTCCAGACCGGTCCGCAACGGCACCTCCCCCACAGATAGTTCGCCGGTAACGGCCGCCGCGGCAAGGTCATCGGCAACGATTGTCTTGCCTGTCGCCTGGCTTATCCAGGCAAAGGCCATGTATAGCGGCAGATTGGCGCCAAACACGATTTCGGCGTTCACCTCGTCGTAAACCGGATCCAGTGAAGGCAGCTGTATCTGTGTAAGTGCCTCAAATCCCTGAGGATAAAGGAAGTAGTAGTGGTCCGTCTCTTGGAGGCCGCATTTGAGAAGTTCCGAAATCCGGTCCGCCATTTTCGAGGCGGAGGTCTTCCTCGTTGACAACGCCTCGATCCGAATCTCTTCCATCCCATTCATCAACACGAGGCCTTCCACACCCTCCTTTTCCAAGTCGCGCAAGAACATCCCGAGCCGAACCATCTCTTTGGTTTTCTCGCTGACGGACCCGCCGGCGGGCGCTTTGCTCTCGGCTCCGAGCCGGTCATCGCGGCGGCCGGCCCCCCTGGGCCGCGACGCAGCGTACGCCTTTCCCTCTGCTACAAAAAGACTTACAGAAATGCAGACGCCCAGAATCACGAGAAACCACCGGTTCCGGGACGTTCTAGCTGGATTGCTCATGGCTTACTCCTGTAGAAAATGGATTCGGCCTCTGTATTCATCCTAGATAGATACCAAGCAGACTACGGAAGTTCCGCGTACCTTTTGCGGCGCGGCGTGTTACGGACGGAAGACCTGCTCAATGGGACTTCGCCCGCACCGGGGACAACGCGCGCCCTCTGTACGCACGTCCTGCCGCGAATACTGGGCCACGCATGCCACGCAGCAAACCGCCCCGCAACGCGAGCACACAAGCCCGTAGTCCGGGCGCAAGTCCGGCGCGTTTTTGACGTTATCTCGTTGGGGGTCCGCGGGCCAATGGGGCGCCCGCAGCCGTTTCCGGCACTCCAGGCAATTGCTGCTTTTCGTCTGAGGCCCGTAGAGATTAACGCCAATCCAGGCCGGGGGGCTCGCATCCACGGCAAAACAATGACTGGCATTGCAGTGGGGACACACATATTCGCTCAATTTGCGGCCGACAAGTTGCGGACGCGACGCCACCACAAGACCCATCTCCGGACCGGAAAGCGGGGTCAGCTCTTCCCGGGGGACCACCAGTATCTTTTGACACTCGGTGCACTCAAACTCGAGACTGTGTCCCCTCGCCCGCGCGGCATGGGCGTCAGTATCTTCGCGGATGCGCCACGCCAGCCACACCACCACGCCTGTCCCCGCCATCGCCACAGCAGCGGTTATCGGAAGTATCCACGGGCCAAGCCACGCCACTGGTGCCTCACCTCTCTCCGTTCATGCATGCGCCTCTCAGGGCCGATGAGCGCCACGCCGCCCAAACGGCCCTCACTCGGTATCGCCACAGCATCGGGCAGGCCCCGTAGACTTGTCAAGTCCGTGCGGCCATTCTATACTTGCTGGCATGGCGATTATCTTATTGCTCATAGCCGCAACGGCCGGCGTCGAGCGGAACGACCCCAACCAGACCTACGAGTTTGTCGAAAAAGGCACGGTGCCCATCGAGAAACGGCAGATCTTCGGCCGCATTCTCGAACAGCATCCTTACGGCTATCTCGTCGAGATTGACGCACCGTGGGAGAGCCAGAAGCGCACCGTTACTTTGCGAGACGACATGCTTGAGTCCGGTCCGCTGCTCGAGACCCCGGCGATGCGCGAACGCCGTATCGAAGAGGGATGGGCCGCCCGGGGCTTTGCCAAAGTCACCACGCCTGACGGCCAGACCGCCTTTGTGGTGGCTGCCGAAGTGAAATTGGCTGAGCGTGCCCGGCGGGACGGATTGGAGGCGGAACCGCCGGAACCCGTCCGCATACCTCCCGAAGCTCTTCTCGCACTGGAACACGGGCCGCCCGCCGAAGCCCCTGCCGCCGAGGCCCCCGGCAGCGCATTTCCCTGGGCAAGACGCGCGGCTCAAGCCGTTTTGATTCTCGCAGCGCTCGTTGTGGCGTCTATCATCGCGAAGACGACTGTTTTCGCGGAAGATTAGCCTCACATTCCGGCGGCCTGCGGCATCCCCGCCAAATGTTCCCGGGGATTGTACAATCGGTCAGCTCATGGAATCAAAGCGTCGCACGATTACTGTTCCACGGCACAACGGATCGCGGCGCGAGCGAGCAACCGCGCCGAACGCAGCGAGGGCACAGGGCAATACTCAGGGGTAGCGCTGCCGGAGGCAGGGCAAACGGGTCCGTTTCCTGGCCAGGCACCCCATTCTGCCCAAAGCGGCACCGCAAATCCCGTATAAAACGCAATACCAAACAATTAATGCCTTAACTAGCTTGTGTAAATTCGGTAATAACGTGGTATACTTCGAACGTAGTAATCTGAGAACAGAGGCGGGTGGGATACATGAAAAGGCCGGAACTTCCACGCAAGCCACTGGGAACCAATAGATTAGACAGGACAAGGAGCATCTTTGTCACGTCGATTCTGTTGACTCTCGTGTTGGCGGTCAGCTATTACGTGATACGCGCGAAGTTTCCTGGTTCCGCGATTATCGACGACGTTCTGGCTTTTGCGGCGGTCTGCGCGATCGCCTTGCCCACGTCCTACACGCTGGCCCGCGTGTACAATTCCCGACGCATCACCCTGGTGGCGATAGCAGCCTCCGTCCTGATCGTCCTTCCCTCGACCCTTTCCCTGATGCACTCCACCGTTTTTGAGTCCTGGGAAAGGGCGCCGTATCTCCGCGCCTATTTTGAGTACCGCCAGGAGATCAACAACACCGCGTTGATGTGCGGGATTCTGCTTTTCTTCGTTGCCTTCTATCTCAGCATGCTGGAGACCGAGCGGCACAAGATGCGGCTCGAAGAGCAGATGCGCGATGCGCAGGGTCGCGACGAGGCATACAAGGCACTCGTTGAGAATACGCTGCAGGCATTGGTGATTTGGCGGGACCGGGTGTTCCTCTTCGTCAATTCCGTCTTCGAGGAGATGAGCGGCTACAGCGCCGAAGAAGCGTTGACGATGACGCCCGAGCAGGTGCGCGACCTGATCCACCCCGATGACCGCGAGATGGTGTGGGAACGAGGCGCCCGCCGTCTGGCCGGTCACAATGAGCCTGTACGCTATGAATTCCGCATGCTGTGCAAAGATGGTTCCGTAAAATGGCTCGAGGCGTTTACGACGCTTACCCAGTTCGGCGGCAAGCCCGCCATACAGCAGGCGGGCATAGACATCACCGAACGCAAGGCCGCCGAGAAGGCCCTGCGCGACAGCGAACAAAAGTACCGCACCATGGCCGACAACATTTCCGATGTCGTCTGGACCATGGATCTGGAGTCGCATTTCACATATGTAAGCCCTTCGGTCGAACACATTCTGGGGTATTCCGCGGAAGAAGCGCTCACCTCGGATCCCGCAAGAGTGCTCGTGCCCGGTGCTCTCGAACGCCTCGGAGATCTGATTAAGGACGCGAGAACGCGGGTGGCGGAAGGCGGAGACCCCTGGGTCACTCAGGCCCCGGAGGAATTCGATCACTATCATAAAGACGGCCGTGTGGTCACCTGTGAAATGTCCGTCATGCTCATACAAGACGACTCGGGCAAACCGACGGGGGTGATAGGCGCCACTCGCGACGTCACGGAGCGAAAGCGTGTTGAAAAGGCGCTGCGCTCAAGCGAAGAGAAGTACCGGACCCTGGCCGAGAGCATATCGGACGTGGTCTGGACAATCGGTATGGACGGACGCATCACCTACTGCAATCGGGCCGCGGAGGCCGTGCTTGGCTACCAGCCCAAAGAACTTCTCGGCATGGACATCCGCCAGTTGCTCACCGAAAAGGCTTGCGAGCGCGCCCGGCTCGGTATTCAGGACAGCGTCGACAAGAACGCCCGGGGCATCCAGGAACTGGGTGCTCCCCGCGAGTATGACCATGTGCACAAAAATGGAACGATCGTGCCTTGTGAAGTGATGAGCCGATTGCTCCTGGACAGAGATGGCAACCCCCTCGGCGTCGTCGGCGTAAGCCGAGACATCCGGGAACGCAAACGCGCCGAAACTGAAAGACGCCGTTTCGAATCACAAGTACAACAAGCGCAAAAACTTGAAAGCCTTGGGATCCTGGCTGGCGGAATCGCGCACGATTTCAACAACATACTCGTCGGCATCTTGGGGAACGCGGACCTCGCCTTGGAAGAACTTCCAGTGGGGGCGCCGGCGCGGGCCTATCTGCATCAGATTAACCTGTCTGCCAAACGCGCCGCCGACCTGGCCCGCCAAATGCTCGCGTACTCGGGCAAAGGGAAATTCGTCGTCGAAGAGATCGACCTGAACGACCTTGTTCTGGAGATGAGCCATCTCCTGGATGCTTCCATTCCCAAGAACGTGACCATGGCGTTCAATCTCGCGTCAGAGATCCCCGCCATCGAAGGCGATGCCACCCAGGTCCGCCAGGTCTTCATGAACCTAGTAATCAACGCGGCGGAGTCCATCGGTAAGCGAAAAGGCATCGTGACGGTCTCCACGCGGCTGCAAAACCTGCGTGCGGGCGAACTCGAAGACGGATACCTCGACCAGCAAGTTCCCCCGGGCCCCTATGTCTGCATCGAGGTACGGGACAACGGCTGCGGGATGAGCGAAGAAACCCGGCATCGCATTTTTGACCCGTTCTTCAGCACCAAGTTTACGGGGAGAGGCCTTGGTTTGTCTGCGGTGCTGGGGATTGTTCGCGGACACCATGGCGCAATCGAGGTGAAGAGCGCGCTTGATAAGGGGACCGCCGTCCGCGTGTTTTTCCCTGCCCTCGAGGTATCCGCCTGTTCCGTCAGGAAACGCCAGGCCGAAGCCAGCAGCCTGAATTGGCGGGGAACGGGTAAGGTGCTGGTTGTTGACGATGAAGCCACCGTGCTGATGGTGGCCCAGCGAATCCTGGAGCATCTGGGCTTCGAGGTTCTCCTGGCCGAGAACGGGCAGCAGGCGATTGAGATCTTCAAAGACAACGCGGACGCAATCAAGGTCGTCCTTCTCGACCTCACGATGCCCCATATGGGCGGTGAGGAAACCTTCGACGCCATACGGCAAATCCGGCCTGACGTACCCGTCGTGCTTTCGAGCGGGTATCCGGAAGAACGGGCGAAAGCCGGGTTCCGGGGCCAGGAGCTTGCCGGGTTTGTGCAGAAACCCTACACGGTGAACGCCCTGGCAAACGTCATTCACGCCCGGTTCAGTTAACCGAAGCGGCAGACCGCGCCCCCTGCGCACCCGGAAAACTTCGAAATTTGCGGCTGATCCTCGCCGCCGCACGCGTCTCACTGTTCGCAGGCCAATGAAGTGACCGTAACGAAAACCCCATCTGGGAGTATTTATACGGGATGGGGGTGCGTAATGTCTCGGGTTAGAGGAGAATCGCCCATGTGTTCGCGATCCGCAAGAGTCATATCCGCTAAGACCACCGGCGCCATTCTTATCTTGGTATGCGTGGCATTTCTGGCGCCCGGCTGCGGCCGGGGCATCGAAATGGGGCCCTACCCGTACAATTTCCCTGTGATACCGGGCATCCTCGCCAGCACAAGTTTTGCCGGGGATCAAGAAATCACTTCCGAGATGATGTATGACGTCTGCTTCCTTCCGAGCGAAAGCCAGATCCAAGAGTATCTGTCAGAGACGGCGCCCGTGGGCGGCGAGTTCCTCGCAGTGAGCCGTATCCAGCTTGGCTCAGCAAGACTGACCGTGCTCAGCGGCGATCCTGGCGATATCACCGAAATAGCGCTCTACTACCTGCCCGTGGATGATCCCAACGGGGAACGCCTGATTGCTTCCGCGAGTTCACCAACCGGCTTTGGCTCAACTGTTGAACTTACACAAGCCAACGGAGTCAATTTTCTCGACATTATAAGAGAAAACGACGCGAGTACCAGCGATGAGTGCCCCAGATTGCGTGTAAGAGCAAGAGCAAGCCAGATGCCCAAAGACGACATCGCTTTTACCACGGAACTCAGTATGGACATCTATGTCCGGGTTGGGCTCTGACCGGTCCACCGCCGCTTGAAATGGCGCGGTCATGCCCGGGCAGGGACGTGTGATTATCCGGTGCTCGAGCAGGCCTCAGGATACATTTGCAGGGGAGGAGACGAAGAGCGGCGGCAGAGCCCTCCTTCTTGTCAAGAGATTTCCGCGGGTATTCCTGGGTAGGCGGCATCGCATTCGTGAAGATCTTGCTAGGAAGCTCCTTCCTTCTATGATACACTTCTACCGGATAGAAGCTGTTCCGTATCGCAGACACGGAGTGCGTGAGAAGGAGATAGCCATGGCTGCAGCAAAGAATTCCCTGGAAAAGCTGCTCGAACTCGCCGGGCAGTTTGTTACGAAGCAGAAGGGGACGTGGGAACACGAGAATTGGGAAGCGCTCCTGACCAAGGCCGGCGCCTTGGGTATGCCCACGGACGACGAATCCAAGCGCAATCTCGGCAACATCCTGGAAGCGGGGAAGTACTTCTATGCGAACATGCCTCAGCCGGCTGCGAAGAAGAGTGCAGCCGCCCCCAAGAAGCCCCCAAGGAAATAGCTGATTCATTCAAGCGTGAACTGTAAGGCGGAATCCAATTACGGGTTTCGCCTTTTGTGTTGTTTTCCGGGGCCAGGCCTATTGACCGTCTTGTTCCGCCCTTGTATTCTGACTTTGCGAATGACCGGCCGTCTGCTTAAGGGAGAAAAGGCTACAGCGCAGACCGCTTTCAGCTTTCCGGAACAGACATTCGCACAAGGGAGCTGCCATGGGGGTCGTACTTGCGGGACTGCTGTTCTTTGCGGCCTTTGTAGCCGCGCTCGTGTGCGGCATCGTCGCTTTTGTCCGCACGGGCGATGTTCTTCAGCGTATCCAGCGGCTCGAGGTTGAGGTCCGGGACCTTACCAGGCGTATCAGTCTTGCGCCTGCCGAAGCAGGCCGGCCCCGGCCGGTCCACGCACCGGATACCGGGCCTCCCGAGTCCGCGGCGACTGAGCCCTCCCGCACCGAACCGTTCGAGCCAGGAATCTCCCTCGCGCAAACGCCCCCCCCTGTTCCCAAGAGCGTCCGGGAGGCACGGCCTGCCGAAGCGGCACCGCTAACAACCGAAAGATCCGCCCCTGTTGAGTTGCCGCGGGCCGTTGCCGCAGGTCCGGCACAGCCGTCAGGAGCGCCACCGTCAGAACAGCCGGCATTCCAGCTGGAGTTGCCTGAAAAGATGCGGGACCTCACCAGGAATCTGTCTTGGGAAATGCTTGCCGGCACGAAGGGACTCCTCTGGGCCGGCGTGATTACCCTTGTCGTTGGCGTCGCCTTCTTTCTCAAGTACCTTTACGACCTGGGCTACATCGACGAGCGCATCCGGCTGGCGATCGCCGCGGCAGGCGGGGCAGCGGCGCTCGCGTTCGGCGAGCGATTCCGCCGGAAGGACTGGGCGGTCATTTCCCAAGGGTTCACGGGCCTGGGGGTGGCCGTCTTCTACGTCTGCGTCTATTTTTCCTTCCAGATCTACGCACTCACGGGGCAAACCGTATCCTTTATGCTCGCGAGCTGCATAACCGCCCTGGCCGTGGCGCTGGCGGTGGTCCAGAACGCTCCGCCCATCGCCGTGCTGGCTGTTATTGGCGGCTTTCTGAGCCCCGTGTTCATCTCGACCGGCGAGAACCACCCTTACGGCCTGTTCAGCTACATCGCGTTGCTCGACCTGGTCGCGGCGGGCGTGGCATGGTTCAAGCGGTGGCGCTTTCTCGACGTCCTGTGTTTTGTCGGCACAGCGCTGCTCTACACGGGGTGGTATTTCAAATTCTTCGGCAATCCCGATGAGCCCGATATGACCCTTCCCGCCACGCTGTACGCGTCACTGTTCTATATCCTGTTCCTGGGTTCGTCGTCCGTCCATTCGCTTGTCCGGCTGGCGAAATCGCGTCCGGAAGACCTCATCGTAGCCGCGCTCAACGCGGCATTCTGGTTCTTTGGTTACTACAACGCGCTCTACGCCGGCCACAGGTACCTTCTCGGGGGCATGGTGCTCGGGCAAGCCGCTCTCGCGTTTCTCGTCTTTCTTGCCTGGCGGAAGCGCATTGCTGAAGACAACGCCGCCCATGCCGTCTTGCTGGTCGTTGCGATGGGCCTGTCGGTCCTGGCCGTGCCCATTTTGCTCGAGCTTTACGCCTATCAGATCGCGTGGGCGGTGCAAGGGGCGGTGTTCGTATACCTCGGTTACCGGTACCGCCACGACCTCGCCGTTGTCGGCGGCATTGTCGCCTGGACCCTTGGCGCTGTCGCTCTTTTCCGCACCCTGCCCCTGCATACGGAAGTGTTCATTCCCGTGTTCAACCCGGAATTTGGCTCGTGGGCCAGCGTGATCGCCGCTGGGGCAGTCATCACGCTGATCATAAGCCGCACTCCTGACGAAGGGCGGCCCGGGAAGCTTCCCATGATCGGGTTCGTGGGACTGGCAGGGTTGGCGTTGACATGCCTGCTGCTGACGTTTGAAACGGCGCTGTTCTGGAGTACGCGCGAATATGCCAACTACCAGGCCTATCAGCACAGCACCCTGGCTTTTCTGTGGGCGGTTATCCCCGTAGCGGTCATCGCGTTCTTGTGCCAGAAACGCCTGTTCAACTGGCTGATCGTGGCGATTGCCTGTTACGGCATCGCCCTTGTGTTCTGGTTTGCGGGACTTGCCCACTACAGACTCGTCGAGCCCTGGATGTTTCTGAACACCTCGTTTCTGGCGCGGCTGATGCTCGTGGGCTCTCTCGCTGCGGCGGCCGCCCTTGTTTTCCGTTTCAAAGGCGAAACCGGCAAGAACGCCCCTTTTCAGGCCTCATCCAGGCAACTCACGGGCTTGCTGGCGCTGGTCAGCTGCCTCATGGGCGCCTTCCTGTTGAGCCTCGAGGTGTGGACCTTCTGGGAACTCCGCCAATATGCGTATGGGGCTGTGTACCAGGCCGGCTCGCTGACCCTGCTCTGGGCCGCCATTCTCCTCGCAACCACGTACGTGGTCTGTCGAAAACGGCTCGAAGACTGGATTCCCCTGGTCCTGAGCGTCTGCACATTCGCCATCCTCGTATTTCTCGCACTCCTGGTTCGTTACCGCATGGCGGACATGTACCTTTTCTGGAACGTTTCGTTCGCGCTGCGGCTTCCCATGGCCGGGGCACTCGCCGCTGCCGCCTGGTTGATATACCGCGCGCGCATGAACGGACGCCTGTTCGGCGGACCGCCCTTCCCTATCTTGAAGATTGCGGCAGTGTGTGGCTTCGCGGCATACGAAGTGGGCGCTCTGCTCCTGACCTTGGACGTCTGGAGCTTCTGGGAGGTCCGGCAAGCCGTCTATCAGTACAATCACCAGTACGGCTCGCTTGTAATCCTCTGGTCGGTTATCGCGTTGGCGACGGCCGCCGTCATTTACGCGAAACGGCTGCAATCGTGGACGTTTCTCCTCGTTGCCGCGTATGCGGTGGGCATTTGCATCTTCGTGTTGTCCCTCCACAGGTATCAGGTGCCGGAGACGTACCTGGTTCTCAACACCACATATCTCGCCCGTCTCACCCTGCCCCTGTCAATATGGGCCGGAGCACATCTTCTCAGGAGAAGGGACAGCATTGCCTGGAGCGACCTCACCACCGTTGCCGGACATGTGGTCTTTGCCATATTGTCCGCGTTCGAGTTGTGGTTCTGGTCCAGGCGCACCGACCTGGTGTCGGACAAGATGGCGCTCAGTTTCATTTCGTCGGCATGGGGTTTGCAGGCGTTTTCACTCATCGCCATTGGCATGATTCTGCGGAGCCGTACCCAGCGGCTTCTTGGACTGGCCTTCTTCGCGCTAACCATCGGAAAGGTGTGGCTTGTTGATCTTTCCTCGGTGGAGCCCCTCTATCGCATCCTGTCGTTTATTGGCGTGGGTCTGTTGCTTCTGCCCGCATCGGTCCTTTACCAGCGCTTCAGCGACAAGCTGCTCGGGGAAAGCTCGAAGAAAGAAGACGGGGCTCCCACGGAGGATGCCCCTGCGGCGAATAGCGGCGAGTCGGACCATGGCAGCGGACCAACCGCCGGATAAGAGCAGGCGAAAGGGCGGTCTATTATCGGCCGCGCCTGGAAGAACGCCAGCCGGTGAGGTGACCAGGAAGAGGCTTCATGGTGTCTGTATGTCTTGTTTGTCCCACAGGCTCCTTTCCGGAAGCGACCGCACCGGCCGCCGGGCGTCTCCCCTCGGCGAGGCGAGCTCATCCCCCGCGCTTCGGGAGAGGCATGCCTGCGCAGCGGCTCCGGCGGGCATGTGAGGTGCTCGCGCCCATGATGCCGTCCCGGCTTTATGCTCGCTCTTCTTACCCTTCGTACCTGTAACCCGCGCCGTGTACGGTTCGGATCAGCCGGGGGTGTTTCGGGTCGGCTTCCAGGCGCTTTCGAAGCTGCGAGATGTGCTGGTCGAGGGTACGGCTGTTGGGCACGAAATCGAGTCCCCAACAGGCGTCGAAGAAGGCGTCGCGTGAAACCACTTCGCCTTTGTGTTCCTGCAGCAGTCTCAGAATCGCGATGTCGCGCAGGCTCAGGTCGATTGCCTCGCCGCCGCGCCGCGCCCGCAATTCGGCAGGGTACACGGTCACGTCGCCAAACAAGAATGGACTTTGGGAGCCGTTAGCGGGCCCTCGGGCCATGCAACGTCTTGTGACGGCGCGAATGCGGGCGACCACCTCTCGCACGCCAAAGGGCTTCATGATGAAGTCGTCGGCGCCCAGCTCGAGGCCCAGGACCCGATCGATCTCCTCGGATTTCGCGCTGATGAAAATGATCGGTACGGTTTCGTTGCGCTTTCGGATGGCCCGGCACACCTCGTAGCCATCTTTCCCGGGCATCATGATGTCGAGGCAAACGAAATCCGGCGTCTCGCGTTCGAACAGCTCGAGTGTTTCGACGCCATCTCGCGCGGTGATCGTGCGATAGCCTTCGTCCTCGAGGATCTCGCGAAGCCCCTCGCGGATATTGTCATCGTCTTCGGCTATGAGCACTCTCATGTTGTCTCCTTCGAGTCCCCACGGGGCGCGTGAAACGAGAAGGTGAAACAGGCGCCCGTCCGCGAATCGTCGAGCGTCAGGTCGCCTCCGTGGAGCCGCGCGAGGTCGCGCGCAATGGCAAGGCCGATACCCGTGCCCGCCACGCCGTCCGTGAGGCGGTTACTCACCCGGTAGAAGGGCTCAAAAACTCGCCGCCGCTCCCTTGACGGAATCCCGGGACCGTCATCCCTCACGGATACGCTGACCCGGTCGCCATCCTGTCGGCTGATGATGCGCACGAATTTGCCCGAAGACGCATATTTCTCGACGTTGCTCAGGAGGTTTCCGAGCACTTGCTCGACGGCGTCGGGATCGAACTCGGCCTCGTGCGGCGCGTCGGGTTCGAAGACAACCTCCATCCCCTTCGCGCGCAGCGGGGCCGCGCAATGGTCGATCGTGTTCCGCAGGACCTTGTCCACCACGCCCGGACTGCGCCGCAGCCGCAAGGCGCTCCGCTGTTTGCGGCTGAACGTGAGGACGTTTCCGATGAGGCGGCTGAGACGCTGGCTTTCGGAGGTAATCACCCCGAGGCGTTTGCGCGTGCGGTCGTCTGTGTCCTCCAGCTCGTCCTCGAGCATCTCGGCATACATCCGGATATTCGTCAAGGGGGTCTTGAGCTCGTGAGAGACCTGGTTCACGAAGCTGATGCGCTGCTCCGCTTCGCGCATTTCGCGGGCGTTCTCACGATAGAAGTAGTACGCCAGGGCCACGACCGCCATGGCAAGCACCACGGCCGCTGAAAAGACGTTGAAGAACACGCTCCGCCCGGCTTCGGGCAACGCCATCCGCGCCGAGGCGTAGTAATCGAGCCGCCACGAGCTCAGGGGCGGGCTGAGTGCCAAGGAGGCCTGCGGTTCTTCCGTGTCCGCTGGCTCGTATTGTCCCCACTGGTACATGGGTTCGCCCTGTGCGCCGCGCAAGACAATCCGGCCGTCGGAAAGCGTGGGATTGCGCGGGTCGGTGTCCGGCAGGGCGTTGATGATCTCGCTGAGCATCCTGCCGCGATTCAGCTCAGCCCCGGCAATCTGGCCGTTGGCGTCCCGCCACCAGTAAATCAGGTTGACGCCGTTGCCCCAGAACCACACATGCCAGCCGTATTCATCGGAGACCGGCGCGCTTTTGGAGATGCTGCCTTGATACACATTGCCGCCTCTCGAGCCCATGGACTGGGAGGCCGCCTGGAGCGCCTGCTGCGGCGATTCCTGCTGTGTCATCTGCCGCTGCGCGGGCCCCGGCGCCTGTCCTTCCTCGCCGGTGGGCGGAATCGTGTGATCGAGCCAGATGTCGCGCGTGCGCTCAAGGAAGGCGCGTTCGCCATCCGTGAGGGGCGCATCCGGCGCGGGATACGCCGGGGCGCCGGTCTCGTTGAGCACAAACAGCTGGGAGACCATGGGCAGGCTGGCGCTCAATTGACGCAACTCTTCGGGCGAACGGTTTGAGAGGCCCTGCAATTGCAGGAGCTCCCGGCCTTGTTTGGCCAACACTTCCTGGATCTCGGCGTCCACGTCGCGCAACCGGCTGACCAGAATCTCCTGCACACGGAGTTCCAGCACTTGGCGCTCATTCCGTGCCATGCGCGCGCCAAGCCAGACCACAAGGGCCAGCGGCAGCGCAACGATCAACACCAATATGACGATCAGCCGTGGTTTCAAAGCCGTGCCGCTCCGACTCCGGGGCATGCGCGGCGCCATGGATACGTGCTCTTCCGTGACGCCGCGTTATTGCGCGGATTCCTGACCACGGTACCCCGAATGAGGCCCCCGCCGCAATCCACAGGGCTGGCAGGCCAGCGACTGCGCGTGGCGTCATGACAAGAACCTCGGGTACCAGGGGAGGCCATGTTCACTCCATCGACTATTGCTATTCGGCCTGCTGCTGCATCACCTGATACTGGTTCATGCGCATAATCTTGCGCTGGCGGCCCCACGTGCCGGGGTCGAGGTTCTGTGCGTCTTGCTCGTTCATGGCCGCCTGGTCCTTGAGCTTATCGCTGTGCAACTGTATGGCGTTTGTCGAGAGGAATTCCGAGTTGCTCATCAGCGCCGCGCGCGCATCTTCGATCTTGCCTTCGTCGCGCAGGCGCAATGCCCAGCGGTTCTTCTCGAGAGCGATCTGTTCGACCGCCGACGCCATGATTTCCTTGTTGAGCGACTTCAGCGCCTGGTCCGGTTCGGCCGTTAGACGCACCGCCACCTGTTTGTGGATCCGGTCGCGGGATTCGGTCCTCATGTTGGCGTAGGTCACGTCGACCGTCGCGATAGGACTGGAAGACGCTCGCAATACGTCTTCTCCAGCGTACGCGGGCAGCTCGACCTCGACCAGCACATACTTCATCTGGCCGCCATACAGTTGATTGAGGCGGGCGGTTGCACGCTGGCCGGCAATATCGACCTCGCGGCCGAGTCCGCGAACCGGCCGCACGTGTTCGTCAAAATCGATAGCGACCGCGACATCCTGGGCCACTACCGCCAGCACGTCTCCGAATTC
The sequence above is a segment of the Candidatus Hydrogenedentota bacterium genome. Coding sequences within it:
- a CDS encoding DUF2339 domain-containing protein, with the protein product MGVVLAGLLFFAAFVAALVCGIVAFVRTGDVLQRIQRLEVEVRDLTRRISLAPAEAGRPRPVHAPDTGPPESAATEPSRTEPFEPGISLAQTPPPVPKSVREARPAEAAPLTTERSAPVELPRAVAAGPAQPSGAPPSEQPAFQLELPEKMRDLTRNLSWEMLAGTKGLLWAGVITLVVGVAFFLKYLYDLGYIDERIRLAIAAAGGAAALAFGERFRRKDWAVISQGFTGLGVAVFYVCVYFSFQIYALTGQTVSFMLASCITALAVALAVVQNAPPIAVLAVIGGFLSPVFISTGENHPYGLFSYIALLDLVAAGVAWFKRWRFLDVLCFVGTALLYTGWYFKFFGNPDEPDMTLPATLYASLFYILFLGSSSVHSLVRLAKSRPEDLIVAALNAAFWFFGYYNALYAGHRYLLGGMVLGQAALAFLVFLAWRKRIAEDNAAHAVLLVVAMGLSVLAVPILLELYAYQIAWAVQGAVFVYLGYRYRHDLAVVGGIVAWTLGAVALFRTLPLHTEVFIPVFNPEFGSWASVIAAGAVITLIISRTPDEGRPGKLPMIGFVGLAGLALTCLLLTFETALFWSTREYANYQAYQHSTLAFLWAVIPVAVIAFLCQKRLFNWLIVAIACYGIALVFWFAGLAHYRLVEPWMFLNTSFLARLMLVGSLAAAAALVFRFKGETGKNAPFQASSRQLTGLLALVSCLMGAFLLSLEVWTFWELRQYAYGAVYQAGSLTLLWAAILLATTYVVCRKRLEDWIPLVLSVCTFAILVFLALLVRYRMADMYLFWNVSFALRLPMAGALAAAAWLIYRARMNGRLFGGPPFPILKIAAVCGFAAYEVGALLLTLDVWSFWEVRQAVYQYNHQYGSLVILWSVIALATAAVIYAKRLQSWTFLLVAAYAVGICIFVLSLHRYQVPETYLVLNTTYLARLTLPLSIWAGAHLLRRRDSIAWSDLTTVAGHVVFAILSAFELWFWSRRTDLVSDKMALSFISSAWGLQAFSLIAIGMILRSRTQRLLGLAFFALTIGKVWLVDLSSVEPLYRILSFIGVGLLLLPASVLYQRFSDKLLGESSKKEDGAPTEDAPAANSGESDHGSGPTAG
- a CDS encoding PAS domain S-box protein, whose product is MKRPELPRKPLGTNRLDRTRSIFVTSILLTLVLAVSYYVIRAKFPGSAIIDDVLAFAAVCAIALPTSYTLARVYNSRRITLVAIAASVLIVLPSTLSLMHSTVFESWERAPYLRAYFEYRQEINNTALMCGILLFFVAFYLSMLETERHKMRLEEQMRDAQGRDEAYKALVENTLQALVIWRDRVFLFVNSVFEEMSGYSAEEALTMTPEQVRDLIHPDDREMVWERGARRLAGHNEPVRYEFRMLCKDGSVKWLEAFTTLTQFGGKPAIQQAGIDITERKAAEKALRDSEQKYRTMADNISDVVWTMDLESHFTYVSPSVEHILGYSAEEALTSDPARVLVPGALERLGDLIKDARTRVAEGGDPWVTQAPEEFDHYHKDGRVVTCEMSVMLIQDDSGKPTGVIGATRDVTERKRVEKALRSSEEKYRTLAESISDVVWTIGMDGRITYCNRAAEAVLGYQPKELLGMDIRQLLTEKACERARLGIQDSVDKNARGIQELGAPREYDHVHKNGTIVPCEVMSRLLLDRDGNPLGVVGVSRDIRERKRAETERRRFESQVQQAQKLESLGILAGGIAHDFNNILVGILGNADLALEELPVGAPARAYLHQINLSAKRAADLARQMLAYSGKGKFVVEEIDLNDLVLEMSHLLDASIPKNVTMAFNLASEIPAIEGDATQVRQVFMNLVINAAESIGKRKGIVTVSTRLQNLRAGELEDGYLDQQVPPGPYVCIEVRDNGCGMSEETRHRIFDPFFSTKFTGRGLGLSAVLGIVRGHHGAIEVKSALDKGTAVRVFFPALEVSACSVRKRQAEASSLNWRGTGKVLVVDDEATVLMVAQRILEHLGFEVLLAENGQQAIEIFKDNADAIKVVLLDLTMPHMGGEETFDAIRQIRPDVPVVLSSGYPEERAKAGFRGQELAGFVQKPYTVNALANVIHARFS